ATTCACTTGATAGCCGAACACGATGCCCCCCTCTTCTAATTCTGTGCAATCCTTCAACAATTTAGAGAAACCGTCCCCGTAAAAAATATTGTCGCCTAATGTAAGGCATACAGAATCTCTGTTAATAAAGTCTTCAGCAAGAGTGAAGGCTTGAGCAATTCCCTCTGGTTTTTCTTGTTCGATATAAGTGATTGAAAGTCCCAGATGTTCACCGCTTCCGAGCAATTGTTTATAGGACGGTAAATCTTTTGGTGATGATATTAAAGCGATCTCCCGAATGCCAGCCAGCATTAACGTAGATAACGGATAAAAAATCATTGGCTTGTCATAAATGCTCATTAAATGTTTATTCGTCACTCTTGTTAGAGGGTAAAGACGGGTGCCATTCCCTCCTGCTAATAAAATTCCTTTCATCGATTGCCCACCTCTCTATTAGAATAATTAAGCTTGATCCAGCCTTGATAATCGCCAGAGCTGACTTTTTCTATCCAATCTTGATGGTCCAAATACCATTTAACGGTTTTCTTCATTCCGGATTCAATCGTTTCTTCCGGAGACCAGCCTAATGTATTTTTGATTTTGCTTGCATCAATCGCATATCTGAAATCATGTCCAGGCCTGTCTTTCACATAAGTTATTTGTTCTAAATATCTTGATGAGTCAACCCCTGTGAATGCTGAAAGATTATCGGCAATCACACGGACGACTTCAAGATTCGTCAATTCGTTGTTGCCACCAACATTATAAGTTTCTCCGACCTCACTATTGTGAATGATGTGCCATATCGCTTGACAATGATCCTCCACGTACAGCCAATCTCTAATATTTTGCCCGTTTCCATATATAGGTATAGGTTTTCCGTTTAGAAAATTGGAAAGTGTCATCGGAATGAGCTTCTCAGGAAATTGATAGGGACCATAATTGTTTGAGCAATTTGAAATTGTCACCGGCAAATCATACGTATGAAAATAAGCACGCACTAAGTGATCACTGCTTGCTTTTGAAGCAGAGTAAGGACTGTTGGGATGATAAGGAGTTGTTTCAGTAAAATACCCTGATTCTTTCAAACTCCCATATACTTCATCCGTGCTTACATGATGAAAAAGGCAGTGTTCTTTATCTTTCCAAAAATTCCTTGCCAGCTCCAGCAAATTGAATGTGCCAAGAATATTTGTCTTCATAAAATGAAGAGGGCTTAGAATGCTTCTGTCAACGTGGCTTTCAGCTGCAAAATGAATGATGACATCAGGGTTCCATTCACTGAATACTTGTTTCAAGCCATTATAATCTTGAATATCGACATTTCTAAAATGATAATTTTCGTGGCTTTCTATGTTTTCAACATTGAGTAAATTCCCGGAATAGCCAAGATTATCTATATTTATAAAGATGTCATCTTTTTGCTTGGGGACAATATAATTTAAAAAATTTGCTCCGATAAAGCCCGCCCCGCCAGTTACTAAATAAATCACTATAATTCCTCCTTTTGGAATTCGTATGTGCAGTTTGATTTATTACGTAATGATCGCAACCCAATAAGGATTTAGATTTCTTTCAAGCATATAAGAGGCTTGCAAACAGATAAATCCTTCATCTGTCGTATCAGACGGTGCGTTAATCGCTCTTGAAAATCCGCCGTCTTTAGACTGGTGCTGACTGAGCCAGGTTTTACATTCTTCCAATTTCTTTGGCAATTCTCCCAATAGGTAAAGGGCGGCTATCGCGTGATAGCTTCCAACAAAACTTTCGACCGATCCCGGCTTGTACATAAATCCTCCAGTATCTGTCTGACAGCTTTGCAGCCATTGGATGGTCTTGTTTAATTCAGCTGGTTGATGTTCTAAAACCAGGATGGTGTCGACTGCACGAAAAACTGAAAAGGTATCTGAAGGTGCATTCGGCCTTACACCATAACCTCCGTCATCGTTTTGGCAGGAAGCACAAAAAACTAAACATTCCGCTTCATCTAATGGCTTCGTTCCTAGTGCGTGTAAAGCTAATACCGCTAAATTTGTATGCCACACGTCACTTGGATAACCTTTCGAATTTCCAAATCCACCATCAGAATTTTGGCAATTTTGAATAAATTGTATGCATTTTTCTTTATTCGGTACACTTGATCCTAAGATGAAAGCAGTCAAGACGACACAATAAGTGGTGAACACCTCACTCAAATGGCCCGCTTGCTCTGCAAAGCCCCCATCTTGATTTTGGCAATCAAACATTCCTTTCAGAATCGATTCTCTGTCTTGTTCTGTGATCTCTTCACCCATTACTGTAAGATCTGAAACAACATGCAAGGCTGAAAAGTTTTGTGGAGAAGTATCAGAACGAAAGCCCAAAGGTGACCGGTAAGGCGTGAGTCCGAATCCTGAACCTGATCTTGTCTTACTCAGCCAAGATAAATATAGAGCTTTATCAATTTGCAAATTCATTTCTTTTCCATATGAAACCTTTGTTAAATCAAAATCCAATTGCTTTACATCAAGAGGTGATTTTTTCTTATACTCTGTTGTGGTGTTGCGTCCTGGGACGATAGATTGACTCAGACTGTAACAAAGCAAGGTGAGAGCTTGGGTTTTCGTGTGCTTTTCGTGGAGCGGAAGGTAACCCGTATTACCAGCGTAGAACGCCCCGGCTGTATGATGCGGTACCATAAAATGACGAATGAGAGGGACTGTCGGGTCTACTGGTGTAGAAAACCAATTGCCCTGACCGATGAATACGCCGCCGGACTCATCAATAAACCGGCTGACTTCCGAAGCCAACTCCTGAGTCAGCATCTGAAAAGATTCATTAGGATATAACTGATGCAATTGATCGGCGCATAATAGTAACAACGTCTGATCCATAGTTAATTTCACTGGAAACGGAGATTCTTCATTTCCGTAATACGATTGAAGCGGGTCGACCTTCACTTTTCCTGATACATCGCTTTTATTCCAATACCCGCCCAAAAACGGATGCTTAAAACGGTCAGTGATATACATAAAATACTGCTTCGCTTTTTCAAATAACTCTTCATTTTCTAATAAACGCCCAGCTTTGATGAATGCTAATGCCGCAGCTGCATGGGAAAATGCTTTTTTGCCCTTGTTTTTCATCGGTGTTTGATCAATTAGCAAATTTTCGTACAATCCTCCGAAATCTTGATCTTCAAAGTATGCCAAGTTTTTCACAAAGATGTTCAAAAGATTTTTATACTCTTGATCTTCTGTGATCTGAAAGGCCTTTTCTGCAGCGAACATCCCGTAAATAAAACTTAAAACCGATTTGTCATAACTAATAGGTTCATTTAATTGCTCATTCAAAATCGAAGGCGCGTTCTTAGATAGAACTTTTTCATTGATAAGCTGAAAGAGCGATAGGCCTTTTTGGATCAGCATTTCATCCTCTACATATTCACCTAATCTCAACAAACCATAGGATGCCAACAGTTGAATATGCGTGTGCCTAACTCTTCCTACACTATGCACAATACCAAATCTATCAATCATTTCATGAAAAGACCCCGTCGAATCATCATAAAACTTATTTAAAATGCTCACCATCTCTTGCAATGAATCTTTTTCTGCTCCTGCTTCGGCAAGCGCAATGAGAGCAAAGATTTGATCTTCCAAACGCTTATCATCACAGACAATATTATCTTCGCCTTCGATTGCTGTATAGAACCCGTTCCATTGTTTGTCATACAGACGCTTGATTAAGAATTCTTTTATTGGATCTGCTGTCAGTACTGTCGACATGTTTCACACCTCAATTTAAAATTTTTTGGTTTTCTTGAAGAGCAACACTTAATATATAGTCAGAAGCTTTTGAAGCTCCATTTGAATCTTCATATACATTTTTATAAATCGATGTGACCAGATCTTTATTGTTTATCGTACTATCAACTTTTTCAACCAATGAATCGAGGTCAAATCCGTAATGTGTTTGATAGCCCAGTTTGTCGAGGCGAAGATAAGCTTCTGCTTCATGGTATTCTTTGAATGATGCTAAGCAGAAAATTGCCGGTATCCCCATAGCTGAGATTTCAGTAACAGTGATCCATCCAGGATGAGAAAGTAAAACATTGCTCTTTTTCAGGAGTGGAATCCAGTTACTTATATAAGGCAAGGATAAAATACCTTCAGGAACCACTAAATTTTCTCTGGCCAACAATACCATTTGAGCTTGCGGATAATCTTTTTTAATTTTCTGAAACATATCAATGTATAAATCTAGTAATTTTTTCTTGTTTTCTTTGAACATTGTAGTACCACTTACAGTAGCAGTGATTAACGGGAATGCTTCCTCGTTTATGCCTAAAGATGAGAGAAATGATGGATCTTCTTTTTGTTCGATCGATCTGATCATAGGACCGACAAAATGGGCTTTACCCTCATCAAAAAATGTCTTGATTAATGAATTACGATCCATTTCTTCTACATATGGTTTATCAGTAAGTATAAGCTCAGTGTTATTTCCTAACCATTTAAACAACTCGTTCATTGACGTTCTGGCGGAATCGAGCTCAGCCTCATTTAAACGGAAGCCGCCTTTTTTTAATAATTCATTAGAAACATCAACCAACGTAAAATTAAATCTTTCAGTGACAAAAACATGTTTAATGTTAAGCATACAAGCAGCAATGCTGGCATTAATATTGTAATCGCTAACGACTACATCAGGTTTGTTCTCAGAAAATAAGGACATGTATTTCAAAATGACAGACCCGTTAAAAAAGGTATCTGAAAAATATTGATTAATCATTGTTTGCCACGTAAGCTCTTCTTCCAGATGCGATTTTTTCGAATAATTTACGACTCTTTCAGGATTAAAATTGATCACTTGTGCTCCGATGTTCTCAATTAATGGCGTAAACGTGTCTTGAAGAGAGCTAAGCACGATTGTTACATCTGCGTCTTTATTCTCTGTCAGCTTACAGGCTATCGAATACATCCTCATATTGTGGCCGGTTCCTGTAGGATTCGGAACCATAAAAATTTTAGTCATATCCTCTCTCCTTTCAAACACTTTTATTGATTAAGCTGTTTGCTTTTATGCGCGTTCCGCTTTTGATTGACACCCCGCCAAAAATAATAGCCTGGTCTTCAATTACGACATTGTCTCCGATTAAAACCGGTTTTGTCACCATTGGCAGAGACAGTTTCTTGTAATCATGGGAGGTCGAAAGAATATGGACTCCCTTACCAATTACAGTATTGTCACCTATAGTAACCCTTCCTCCACCTTCAATGATTGAATCGTCACCGACAACTGCCTGGTTGCCGATTGTGATCCCTCCATCTGTAATCAAGGTACCAGAGGCGCTGTAGATGCGTTTTCCGATCATGATTACATTTTCACCGATTATTTGTGTTCCTTTTACATTCAGATCTGCATCTATAAATTGATTACGTCCGTCTTTAAGTTGACTATCGCCATATTGCTTATTTTTTAATAGTTTTTGCTGACTCGTTAAAAAAGATCTAAATTCAGGCGCCCCGTCTTTCTCAACTTTTCTTTCCTTTAAGAACCGAGCCGGATTACCGACAACTATACTGTATGGCGGTACATCTTCATATACAGCACTGCCCGCACCCACAATAGCTCCCTCTCCAATTGTAATGCCTCCATCAATATAAACGCCTGCTCCAATCCACGCATACTTCTCAATTGTGGTCTGCCTATGTCCATTTCCAACACTTACTTTAGAAGCAATTTGTACGGCTTGACCGACTTTTGCATTTTCAAAGGAGCACCGAAATCCGATAAAAACATCTTTTCCAATCGTTGTGTTGATTAAGGTTGTTTCACGCCTGATCCACGAATAGTGGTCAACAGTAGAACTAAACAACTTTACTCCAGGTTCAATAAGGGGATAAGCTTCATTAGCAATAAAATCATTCATTCGATTTAACTCGCTTTCATATACGTCCAGTATTTGCTTCACCTCCTTTAACTTGAGAATACCATTTAATAGAATTCCCAACTTCTAATAAACATTAAGATTCAGCATTAATTTTTTTATAGATTGCTTTCTTGAAGCACATGTTTTTCTTTGCTTTTTAATAGATATCCCTTTCCTCTTTCGTTAATTAAAATTTTGGGCTGGCACGGATTTTCCTCAATTTTTTCTCTGATTTTTTTGATGTATACGTATAATACCGCTGGACCCGTAGTATCAAGGTAGTCGATTAATTCATCAGATGTTAGGGGTTTTTTTGATGTCACTAAGCAATAAAGAAGTTTAAATTCGATGGTGGAGAGAGAAATTCTATCGTTGCCGTTCTGAATACAATGGTTCGCTATGTCGAATATCAAGCCTTGTCTAAGGATAAACGCCGTTTGATGTTCTACCGTTATCTCGTCTTTGAGTTGGCCGACTCCATTTTTCAAGGCGTTTACTGTATCGGAGATATTTTGCTGCTTAGTAGAATCAATCAGCATGACAGGACAGCTCGTGATTTTCAGTATATTGTGTATCGAATTAGAATCTTGATGGGCAGAAGGAAAATCAAATATTAATAGTCGGGGAGAAATTTTGTTAATCAAGGGAAGATCGTGTGTATTAAATATTTTAAATTTAAACGCAGACAATGAGATTTCGAGAATCCATACTAAATATTCATTTTCTGTAATAACAATCGCTTCATACATTTCCTTATTCCTCCAATTTCATCATTACTTCTTATGATAAACAAATCCTCAATCATTCTCTTAGATTGATTTTTTGTGTTATTAATAGATTTTCATTTGAACATGCTCTTGTCCCTTTAACCTCTCTTTTTCAAGCAATTAAATGGGATCAGGGCCATAAAGCACTACAAAGCGATAATAATGAAGTAAGATAAGAAAATAGTTTTGGTCTAACGATTGACAATATGGAATCCAGACTGTGGTTCAGTAATCTTCATTCTAAGGCTGCTTGTTCTGCACATTCGCTTGTGAAGGCGCCGCAAAAGGAATACTGAGCAACTTAGCCTTTGTTCACTCATCTTATTTTAGGTAAACCCACTCTAGCTCTTGGGCAATAGATCCCCCACCCAGGATCCCTGCGGCAGGGGACTTACTTCCCAAATAAGATTTATTAAAAAAATAAAATTTGATATAAATAGGCATATTGTCCCAATCTATTTACGATTGATTGAAGCTGTATATTCCCGCAAAGAAAGCGTGCCATTAAATGGCACGCTTTAATGTACAGATAGTAGCTGATTGAGTTTAGAAATCGTATTCTCTTTTTCCAAAGGTCTGTAAATGGTCAGTTTTAAATCGGGAGAATCGTATATTTGGAGCGTTGCATGCTCCATAAACATAGTACCGACAACCGGGTGATGTATTTCTTTTTCACCGATAGGGGTACCTAATATTTCATGATGATTCCACCATTGGCGAAACTCGGCACTTTTTTCTGTCAATTCATCGATCAGTTCTTTGATCCACTCTTCTCCGATGAATCGGGTTGCTGTTGATCGAAATTGAGCAAGCAGTTTTTTTGCGTGGCCTTCCCAATCTGCAAGAAGGTTTTGATATTCCTCAGAACAAAAACAGCGCCAAATCGCGTTCTTTTCCTTCTTATTCATGCGTTTAAAATCTCCGAAAACCACACATGCAGCTTCATTCCAAGAAATAATATCCCATTTCTCATCCGTCACGTAAACAGGACAATCTTTTAAATGATGGATAAAGTTTTGCACGACTGGGTGTAAGGTTTGTTTTGAGCTATTATGATCATCCAGAGGAATATGCTGCCCTGCTAAAAGAAAAACATGCCTCTTTTCCTCATAGTTCAATCTGAGCACTCGTGATATGCTTTCCAAAACCTGTGTCGATACCTGAATATCTCTTCCTTGTTCCAGCCATGTATACCAGGTTAGCCCGATTCCAGAAAGCTGAGCCATTTCTTCTCTTCTGAGACCCTTTGTTTTTCTTCTCGTGCCTAACGGTAACCCATATTCTTGAGGAGATAATTTAGACCTTCTTAATTTCAAGAAGTCACCGAGTTCTTTTCTTTTTTCTTTTTTTCCATCCAATACAATCACTCCTCCTAATTGATGAGAATAATTAATATAATGAATTTCCTTATATTATTCTACATGAAAAAGGAGCAGAATGAATTTGATTATGACATTTTTTCACAATACAGAAAAAGATTATGTTTAACTTGGCGACGGAACAGTAATGTTCAACAAGTCAGCGATCGTTTCCCCTAATACTCTTCTTTCTATATCTTTGCTGGGTGCGTATCTTTTTACAGCTTCAATAGCGAGATACGGGTC
This window of the Bacillus gobiensis genome carries:
- a CDS encoding acyltransferase, which encodes MNDFIANEAYPLIEPGVKLFSSTVDHYSWIRRETTLINTTIGKDVFIGFRCSFENAKVGQAVQIASKVSVGNGHRQTTIEKYAWIGAGVYIDGGITIGEGAIVGAGSAVYEDVPPYSIVVGNPARFLKERKVEKDGAPEFRSFLTSQQKLLKNKQYGDSQLKDGRNQFIDADLNVKGTQIIGENVIMIGKRIYSASGTLITDGGITIGNQAVVGDDSIIEGGGRVTIGDNTVIGKGVHILSTSHDYKKLSLPMVTKPVLIGDNVVIEDQAIIFGGVSIKSGTRIKANSLINKSV
- a CDS encoding glycosyltransferase; the encoded protein is MTKIFMVPNPTGTGHNMRMYSIACKLTENKDADVTIVLSSLQDTFTPLIENIGAQVINFNPERVVNYSKKSHLEEELTWQTMINQYFSDTFFNGSVILKYMSLFSENKPDVVVSDYNINASIAACMLNIKHVFVTERFNFTLVDVSNELLKKGGFRLNEAELDSARTSMNELFKWLGNNTELILTDKPYVEEMDRNSLIKTFFDEGKAHFVGPMIRSIEQKEDPSFLSSLGINEEAFPLITATVSGTTMFKENKKKLLDLYIDMFQKIKKDYPQAQMVLLARENLVVPEGILSLPYISNWIPLLKKSNVLLSHPGWITVTEISAMGIPAIFCLASFKEYHEAEAYLRLDKLGYQTHYGFDLDSLVEKVDSTINNKDLVTSIYKNVYEDSNGASKASDYILSVALQENQKILN
- the rfbB gene encoding dTDP-glucose 4,6-dehydratase, translated to MIYLVTGGAGFIGANFLNYIVPKQKDDIFINIDNLGYSGNLLNVENIESHENYHFRNVDIQDYNGLKQVFSEWNPDVIIHFAAESHVDRSILSPLHFMKTNILGTFNLLELARNFWKDKEHCLFHHVSTDEVYGSLKESGYFTETTPYHPNSPYSASKASSDHLVRAYFHTYDLPVTISNCSNNYGPYQFPEKLIPMTLSNFLNGKPIPIYGNGQNIRDWLYVEDHCQAIWHIIHNSEVGETYNVGGNNELTNLEVVRVIADNLSAFTGVDSSRYLEQITYVKDRPGHDFRYAIDASKIKNTLGWSPEETIESGMKKTVKWYLDHQDWIEKVSSGDYQGWIKLNYSNREVGNR
- a CDS encoding prenyltransferase/squalene oxidase repeat-containing protein; the encoded protein is MSTVLTADPIKEFLIKRLYDKQWNGFYTAIEGEDNIVCDDKRLEDQIFALIALAEAGAEKDSLQEMVSILNKFYDDSTGSFHEMIDRFGIVHSVGRVRHTHIQLLASYGLLRLGEYVEDEMLIQKGLSLFQLINEKVLSKNAPSILNEQLNEPISYDKSVLSFIYGMFAAEKAFQITEDQEYKNLLNIFVKNLAYFEDQDFGGLYENLLIDQTPMKNKGKKAFSHAAAALAFIKAGRLLENEELFEKAKQYFMYITDRFKHPFLGGYWNKSDVSGKVKVDPLQSYYGNEESPFPVKLTMDQTLLLLCADQLHQLYPNESFQMLTQELASEVSRFIDESGGVFIGQGNWFSTPVDPTVPLIRHFMVPHHTAGAFYAGNTGYLPLHEKHTKTQALTLLCYSLSQSIVPGRNTTTEYKKKSPLDVKQLDFDLTKVSYGKEMNLQIDKALYLSWLSKTRSGSGFGLTPYRSPLGFRSDTSPQNFSALHVVSDLTVMGEEITEQDRESILKGMFDCQNQDGGFAEQAGHLSEVFTTYCVVLTAFILGSSVPNKEKCIQFIQNCQNSDGGFGNSKGYPSDVWHTNLAVLALHALGTKPLDEAECLVFCASCQNDDGGYGVRPNAPSDTFSVFRAVDTILVLEHQPAELNKTIQWLQSCQTDTGGFMYKPGSVESFVGSYHAIAALYLLGELPKKLEECKTWLSQHQSKDGGFSRAINAPSDTTDEGFICLQASYMLERNLNPYWVAIIT
- a CDS encoding winged helix-turn-helix domain-containing protein; the protein is MYEAIVITENEYLVWILEISLSAFKFKIFNTHDLPLINKISPRLLIFDFPSAHQDSNSIHNILKITSCPVMLIDSTKQQNISDTVNALKNGVGQLKDEITVEHQTAFILRQGLIFDIANHCIQNGNDRISLSTIEFKLLYCLVTSKKPLTSDELIDYLDTTGPAVLYVYIKKIREKIEENPCQPKILINERGKGYLLKSKEKHVLQESNL
- a CDS encoding helix-turn-helix transcriptional regulator, encoding MDGKKEKRKELGDFLKLRRSKLSPQEYGLPLGTRRKTKGLRREEMAQLSGIGLTWYTWLEQGRDIQVSTQVLESISRVLRLNYEEKRHVFLLAGQHIPLDDHNSSKQTLHPVVQNFIHHLKDCPVYVTDEKWDIISWNEAACVVFGDFKRMNKKEKNAIWRCFCSEEYQNLLADWEGHAKKLLAQFRSTATRFIGEEWIKELIDELTEKSAEFRQWWNHHEILGTPIGEKEIHHPVVGTMFMEHATLQIYDSPDLKLTIYRPLEKENTISKLNQLLSVH